From a single Acidobacteriota bacterium genomic region:
- a CDS encoding phosphatidylserine decarboxylase, with protein sequence MAKEGFPFVLIPALLALIAGYLQLWPVAFAFAALAAFMAYFFRDPHRVIPEGDDIIVSAADGKVTRIDVSEKGTLVSVFLSPIDVHINRSPIAGVIEKAEYIKGKKGPATSNESSLFNERNSLTIRGEKITVVCTQIAGLVARRIVCWNGVGDTLEKGQRFGLIKFSSRTDILMPNIVELQVKIGDRVVGGETVIARIK encoded by the coding sequence GTGGCAAAAGAAGGATTTCCGTTTGTACTCATTCCGGCTCTGCTTGCGCTGATAGCCGGTTACCTGCAGCTTTGGCCGGTGGCTTTCGCATTTGCGGCGCTCGCGGCCTTTATGGCGTATTTTTTCCGCGACCCGCATCGGGTGATTCCCGAAGGCGACGACATCATTGTCTCGGCAGCGGACGGCAAGGTGACCCGCATCGATGTCAGCGAGAAAGGCACGCTTGTTAGTGTCTTTCTTTCGCCGATCGATGTTCATATCAATCGCTCGCCGATCGCCGGTGTTATCGAAAAAGCAGAATATATCAAGGGCAAGAAGGGCCCGGCGACGAGCAACGAATCGAGCCTTTTTAATGAACGGAATTCGCTGACCATTCGCGGCGAAAAGATCACCGTCGTTTGTACGCAGATCGCCGGGCTCGTTGCCCGACGGATAGTTTGCTGGAATGGCGTCGGAGACACCCTTGAGAAAGGCCAGCGTTTTGGCTTGATCAAGTTTAGTTCGCGTACGGATATCTTGATGCCAAACATCGTCGAGCTTCAGGTAAAGATCGGCGACCGCGTCGTCGGCGGTGAAACGGTGATCGCAAGGATCAAATAG